A single window of Modestobacter italicus DNA harbors:
- a CDS encoding APC family permease — MPTLSDLGQLPKRLVLGRPVRSDKAGESLLPKHLALPIFASDPLSSVAYATQEILLILTLAGTTFLFLAPWLAAAVVLLLTVVVLSYRQVVHAYPSGGGDYEVAMKNHGQFAGLVVASALLTDYVLTVAVSVSSGTDNIISAFPGLDEHRLAIAVTLVVLLVAANLRGVRESGKTFAVPTYLFIGGIVVMIVTGLVRDFVLDNRVVAESAGYGIEPEAGYAQVTGLALIFFALRAFASGCTALTGVEAIANGVPAFRPPKSKNAATTLALMGGIAALMFAGVTALALLSDVKYVENTCDLIGFANCTTEPQRTVVAQVAAATFGGPDSIGFYYIQAATALVLILAANTAFNGFPLLGSVLAQDRFMPRQLHTRGDKLVYSNGILLLAGFAVLLLVVFDADSTKLIQMYIVGVFTSFSIGQWGMVRHWNRELRGLEDPVVRRRMQRSRVINTIGGSLTTVVLVIVVVTKFAGGAWIVIAAMPLIFLLMRSINRHYSHVASQLVPDSDVRMKPSKVHAVVLVSKVHKPTLRALAFARATRPDVLTALTVNVDDADTRALQADWERYDIPVPLTVIDSPYREITRPVLDFVRDIRRSSPRELVVVFVPQYVVGHWWENLLHNQSALRLRTRLQFQPGVMITSVPWQLESSLDRGNKLDGNGPAPGDLRRGLTDEVEQTPYG; from the coding sequence GTGCCGACCCTGTCCGACCTCGGACAACTCCCGAAACGTCTCGTCCTCGGCCGCCCCGTCCGCAGTGACAAGGCGGGTGAGTCGCTGCTGCCCAAGCACCTCGCCCTGCCGATCTTCGCCAGCGACCCGCTGTCCTCCGTCGCCTACGCGACGCAGGAGATCCTGCTGATCCTCACGCTGGCCGGGACGACGTTCCTGTTCCTCGCCCCGTGGCTCGCCGCGGCCGTCGTCCTGCTGCTCACCGTGGTGGTGCTCTCCTACCGGCAGGTGGTGCACGCCTACCCCTCGGGCGGCGGCGACTACGAGGTCGCGATGAAGAACCACGGGCAGTTCGCCGGCCTGGTGGTGGCCAGCGCGCTGCTGACCGACTACGTGCTCACCGTGGCCGTGTCGGTCAGCTCCGGCACCGACAACATCATCTCGGCCTTCCCCGGGCTGGACGAGCACCGGCTGGCCATCGCCGTCACCCTGGTCGTGCTGCTGGTGGCCGCGAACCTCCGCGGGGTGCGGGAGTCGGGGAAGACCTTCGCCGTCCCGACGTACCTGTTCATCGGCGGCATCGTGGTCATGATCGTCACCGGGCTGGTCCGCGACTTCGTGCTGGACAACCGGGTGGTCGCCGAGAGCGCCGGCTACGGCATCGAGCCGGAGGCCGGGTACGCGCAGGTGACCGGGCTGGCGCTCATCTTCTTCGCGCTCCGCGCGTTCGCCTCCGGGTGCACGGCGCTGACCGGGGTGGAGGCGATCGCCAACGGCGTCCCGGCCTTCCGGCCGCCGAAGAGCAAGAACGCCGCCACCACGCTGGCGCTGATGGGTGGCATCGCCGCGCTGATGTTCGCCGGGGTGACCGCGCTGGCCCTGCTCTCCGACGTCAAGTACGTCGAGAACACCTGCGACCTGATCGGGTTCGCGAACTGCACCACCGAACCGCAGCGCACGGTCGTCGCCCAGGTCGCCGCGGCGACGTTCGGCGGCCCCGACTCGATCGGCTTCTACTACATCCAGGCAGCGACCGCGCTGGTCCTCATCCTGGCCGCCAACACCGCCTTCAACGGCTTCCCGCTGCTCGGCTCGGTGCTGGCGCAGGACCGGTTCATGCCCCGCCAGCTGCACACCCGCGGGGACAAGCTGGTCTACAGCAACGGCATCCTGCTGCTGGCCGGGTTCGCCGTCCTGCTGCTGGTGGTCTTCGACGCCGACTCCACGAAGTTGATCCAGATGTACATCGTGGGCGTCTTCACCAGCTTCTCGATCGGCCAGTGGGGCATGGTCCGGCACTGGAACCGGGAGCTGCGCGGCCTGGAGGACCCGGTGGTGCGGCGGCGGATGCAGCGCTCCCGGGTGATCAACACGATCGGCGGGTCGCTGACCACCGTCGTCCTGGTGATCGTGGTGGTGACCAAGTTCGCCGGCGGTGCGTGGATCGTCATCGCCGCGATGCCGCTGATCTTCCTGCTGATGCGGTCGATCAACCGGCACTACTCGCACGTCGCCAGCCAGCTGGTGCCCGACAGCGACGTGCGGATGAAGCCGAGCAAGGTGCACGCCGTCGTGCTGGTGTCCAAGGTGCACAAGCCGACGCTGCGGGCGCTGGCCTTCGCCCGGGCCACCCGGCCCGACGTGCTCACCGCGCTCACCGTCAACGTCGACGACGCCGACACCCGGGCGCTGCAGGCGGACTGGGAGCGCTACGACATCCCGGTGCCGCTGACCGTCATCGACTCCCCGTACCGGGAGATCACCCGGCCGGTGCTCGACTTCGTCCGGGACATCCGCCGGTCCAGCCCGCGCGAGCTGGTCGTCGTCTTCGTGCCGCAGTACGTGGTCGGGCACTGGTGGGAGAACCTGCTGCACAACCAGAGCGCGCTGCGGCTGCGCACCCGGCTGCAGTTCCAGCCCGGCGTGATGATCACCAGCGTGCCCTGGCAGCTGGAGAGCTCGCTGGACCGGGGCAACAAGCTCGACGGCAACGGCCCCGCGCCGGGCGACCTGCGCCGCGGCCTGACCGACGAGGTCGAGCAGACCCCCTATGGCTGA
- a CDS encoding potassium channel family protein — protein MHVVVMGCGRVGSQIARRLEAIGHSVAVIDQDPEAFRRLGPEFGGRQVTGLGFDRQTLLDAGIDSAGAFAAVSSGDNSNIISARVARETFGVEHVVARIYDSKRAEVYERMGIPSVATVPWTVSRLLRELLSVKVSEIWREPTGKVLLMRLTVTDGWVGRPLTELESASGARVAWLVRFGEAQLPTTSTVLQTGDHLVVATTDEHTDRVHLAVEQGPSGGQH, from the coding sequence GTGCACGTGGTCGTGATGGGCTGCGGCCGCGTCGGCTCGCAGATCGCCCGGCGGCTGGAGGCGATCGGCCACAGCGTCGCGGTCATCGACCAGGACCCGGAGGCCTTCCGCCGGCTCGGCCCGGAGTTCGGCGGCCGCCAGGTGACCGGCCTGGGCTTCGACCGGCAGACCCTGCTGGACGCCGGGATCGACTCCGCCGGCGCCTTCGCCGCGGTCAGCAGCGGCGACAACTCCAACATCATCAGCGCCCGGGTCGCCCGGGAGACCTTCGGCGTCGAGCACGTCGTCGCCCGCATCTACGACTCGAAGCGGGCCGAGGTCTACGAGCGGATGGGCATCCCCAGCGTCGCCACCGTGCCGTGGACGGTCAGCCGGCTGCTGCGCGAGCTGCTGTCGGTCAAGGTGTCCGAGATCTGGCGCGAGCCGACCGGCAAGGTCCTGCTCATGCGGCTCACCGTGACCGACGGCTGGGTGGGCCGCCCGCTCACCGAGCTGGAGTCCGCCTCCGGCGCCCGCGTGGCGTGGCTGGTCCGGTTCGGTGAGGCCCAGCTGCCCACCACCAGCACCGTGCTGCAGACCGGCGACCACCTGGTCGTGGCCACCACCGACGAGCACACCGACCGGGTGCACCTGGCCGTCGAGCAGGGACCCTCGGGAGGGCAGCACTGA
- a CDS encoding potassium channel family protein: MRVAIVGAGAVGRSIASELLGNGHAVMLIEKNGSRVKPKAVPGAEWVQADACEVTSLEEAQLATCDVVIAATGDDKSNLVVSLLAKTEFAVNRVVARVKDPRNEWLYTEAWGVDVAVSTPRVLAALVEEAVTVGDVVRLMSFRKGAANLVEITLAEDTPWVGRPVRDVPLPRETVLTTILRGERVIAPDPDEPLEAGDELLFVTHGDIEEQLQRVMCPDGSC, from the coding sequence ATGCGCGTGGCCATCGTGGGCGCCGGTGCGGTCGGCCGGTCCATCGCCTCGGAACTGCTGGGCAACGGCCACGCCGTCATGCTCATCGAGAAGAACGGCTCCCGGGTCAAGCCCAAGGCGGTGCCCGGCGCGGAGTGGGTGCAGGCCGACGCCTGCGAGGTGACCTCCCTGGAGGAGGCCCAGCTGGCCACCTGCGACGTCGTCATCGCCGCCACCGGTGACGACAAGTCCAACCTGGTCGTCTCGCTGCTGGCCAAGACCGAGTTCGCGGTCAACCGGGTGGTCGCCCGGGTCAAGGACCCCCGCAACGAGTGGCTCTACACCGAGGCGTGGGGCGTCGACGTCGCCGTCTCCACCCCGCGGGTGCTCGCCGCGCTGGTGGAGGAGGCGGTGACCGTCGGCGACGTCGTCCGGCTGATGAGCTTCCGCAAGGGCGCGGCGAACCTGGTCGAGATCACCCTGGCCGAGGACACCCCCTGGGTGGGCCGGCCGGTGCGCGACGTGCCGCTGCCGCGGGAGACGGTGCTCACCACGATCCTGCGCGGGGAGCGGGTCATCGCCCCGGACCCGGACGAGCCGCTGGAGGCCGGGGACGAGCTGCTGTTCGTCACCCACGGCGACATCGAGGAGCAGCTGCAGCGGGTCATGTGCCCCGACGGCAGCTGCTAA
- a CDS encoding DUF3159 domain-containing protein produces MTFDRHLVLDQLGGWRGMVDASLPTIAFIVANGIGDLTVGIWAAVVAAVLVFLLRLVRRESIQQAISGLFAVAVAVVIAARTGEARDFFVLGIIRNAAIGVVLLGSLLVRRPLVGVVAEWLAPSHLGAMSGHRLPSLRGRPRSGGAPVQPDAPEAAVEGAEPGRPQDPEPDVHWRDDPRMVRAYGWLTVLWGGVFLLRAAVQGVFYSLDEVGWLGTSSVVLGLPVTAVQLVITLWVVARLHRHRAEEPAVTGSDEERPAA; encoded by the coding sequence GTGACGTTCGACCGCCACCTGGTGCTGGACCAGCTGGGCGGCTGGCGCGGGATGGTCGACGCCTCGCTGCCCACCATCGCCTTCATCGTCGCCAACGGCATCGGCGACCTCACCGTCGGCATCTGGGCGGCCGTCGTCGCCGCGGTGCTGGTCTTCCTGCTGCGACTGGTCCGCCGGGAGAGCATCCAGCAGGCGATCAGCGGCCTGTTCGCCGTCGCCGTGGCCGTGGTGATCGCCGCCCGCACCGGCGAGGCGCGGGACTTCTTCGTGCTCGGCATCATCCGCAACGCCGCCATCGGCGTCGTCCTGCTGGGCTCGCTGCTGGTGCGCCGGCCGCTGGTGGGCGTGGTCGCCGAGTGGCTCGCGCCCAGCCACCTCGGCGCCATGTCCGGCCACCGGCTGCCCTCGCTGCGCGGCCGACCGCGCAGCGGCGGTGCCCCGGTGCAGCCGGACGCCCCCGAGGCCGCCGTCGAGGGAGCCGAGCCGGGGCGCCCGCAGGACCCCGAGCCGGACGTGCACTGGCGCGACGACCCGCGGATGGTGCGCGCCTACGGCTGGCTGACCGTGCTGTGGGGCGGGGTCTTCCTGCTCCGGGCGGCCGTGCAGGGCGTCTTCTACTCCCTCGACGAGGTCGGCTGGCTGGGCACCTCGTCAGTGGTGCTGGGCCTGCCGGTGACCGCCGTCCAGCTCGTGATCACCCTGTGGGTGGTCGCCCGCCTGCACCGCCACCGCGCGGAGGAGCCGGCCGTGACGGGGAGCGACGAGGAGCGTCCCGCCGCTTAG
- a CDS encoding OB-fold nucleic acid binding domain-containing protein, whose amino-acid sequence MTTTRTDSAAGHGAQPGARGWLSRKLQKLTADDQTVDAEELQSDVVSAGCAPVSACRKGEVVTVTGRLKSVVYTPRETVPTLEAELFDGSGSVTLVWLGRRRIPGIEPGRRLTARGRFAAFDGRRVIYNPWYELSAG is encoded by the coding sequence GTGACCACCACCAGGACCGACTCCGCAGCAGGGCACGGCGCGCAGCCCGGCGCCCGCGGCTGGCTGTCCCGCAAGCTGCAGAAGCTGACCGCCGACGACCAGACCGTCGACGCCGAGGAGCTGCAGTCCGACGTCGTCTCGGCCGGCTGCGCGCCGGTGAGCGCCTGTCGCAAGGGCGAGGTCGTCACCGTGACCGGCCGGCTGAAGTCGGTCGTCTACACCCCGCGCGAGACGGTGCCGACCCTGGAGGCCGAGCTCTTCGACGGCTCCGGCTCGGTCACCCTGGTCTGGCTCGGTCGCCGCCGGATCCCCGGCATCGAGCCCGGGCGCCGGCTCACCGCCCGCGGCCGGTTCGCGGCCTTCGACGGCCGTCGGGTCATCTACAACCCCTGGTACGAGCTGAGCGCCGGGTGA
- a CDS encoding alpha/beta hydrolase family protein encodes MTGPVVTAYGPGPDQFLEVSLPAGEGPAPVVVVLHGGFWRARYGVELARPLAADLAARCWAAVAVEYRRVGAGGGWPTTLTDVAAAIDALADPAVVGEEVAARLDLTDVTAVGHSAGGHLAAWAAGRGRLPAGAPGAAPRVPVTAAVCQAGVLDLGAAAADDLGSGATVEFLGGTPEELPDRYAAADPVRLLPTGVPVLCVHGEADTTVPLDQSERYAAAAAAAGDRVEVTVVPGDHMVVIDVAGEAWRRTREWLSARRPVAADGTTLGS; translated from the coding sequence GTGACCGGCCCGGTCGTCACCGCCTACGGCCCCGGCCCGGACCAGTTCCTGGAGGTCTCGCTGCCGGCCGGTGAGGGCCCGGCGCCGGTCGTCGTCGTCCTGCACGGCGGGTTCTGGCGCGCCCGCTACGGCGTGGAGCTGGCCCGGCCGCTCGCCGCCGACCTGGCCGCCCGTTGCTGGGCGGCGGTCGCCGTGGAGTACCGCCGGGTCGGCGCCGGTGGCGGCTGGCCCACCACCCTCACCGACGTCGCCGCCGCCATCGACGCGCTCGCGGACCCCGCCGTGGTGGGAGAGGAGGTCGCCGCCCGGCTCGACCTCACCGACGTGACCGCGGTCGGCCACTCCGCGGGCGGGCACCTCGCGGCCTGGGCGGCCGGCCGCGGCCGGCTGCCCGCCGGTGCACCGGGGGCAGCGCCCCGGGTGCCGGTCACCGCCGCGGTGTGCCAGGCCGGCGTGCTGGACCTGGGGGCCGCGGCGGCCGACGACCTGGGCAGCGGGGCGACCGTGGAGTTCCTGGGCGGGACGCCGGAGGAGCTGCCCGACCGCTACGCGGCCGCCGACCCGGTGCGGCTGCTGCCCACCGGCGTGCCGGTGCTGTGCGTGCACGGGGAGGCGGACACGACCGTCCCGCTGGACCAGAGCGAGCGCTACGCGGCGGCCGCCGCGGCCGCCGGGGACCGGGTCGAGGTGACCGTCGTGCCCGGGGACCACATGGTGGTGATCGACGTCGCCGGGGAGGCCTGGCGACGCACCCGCGAGTGGCTGAGCGCACGCCGCCCGGTCGCGGCGGACGGCACTACCCTGGGGTCGTGA
- a CDS encoding DUF3710 domain-containing protein produces MPFGRRRNRIDRSLRERGVPPEPQVRQREETETTGPWDAADAPEDGLARIDLGALRLPALSGMELRVDVNPQQQVVGASLRSGESLLQLSVFAAPRAGGLWDDVRAELAKSASGQGASLTEVEGPFGTELAGTVLLPGPAEPGATTPPRPVRRPARFLGVDGPRWFLRGMLTGPAAADPAQAAALEEAFRAVVVVRGTAAMPVRDQLPLTLPPQAAAQVARQQAAGRPGGPVTPPSGGAG; encoded by the coding sequence ATGCCGTTCGGACGCCGGCGCAACCGCATCGACCGGAGCCTGCGCGAGCGCGGGGTCCCGCCGGAGCCGCAGGTGCGGCAGCGTGAGGAGACCGAGACCACCGGCCCCTGGGACGCCGCGGACGCCCCGGAGGACGGGCTGGCCCGGATCGACCTCGGCGCGCTGCGGCTGCCCGCGCTGAGCGGGATGGAGCTGCGGGTCGACGTCAACCCGCAGCAGCAGGTGGTCGGGGCGAGCCTGCGGTCGGGGGAGTCGCTGCTGCAGCTGTCGGTCTTCGCCGCCCCCCGCGCCGGTGGCCTCTGGGACGACGTCCGCGCCGAGCTGGCGAAGAGCGCCAGCGGGCAGGGGGCTTCGCTCACCGAGGTCGAGGGCCCGTTCGGCACCGAGCTCGCCGGCACCGTGCTGCTGCCCGGCCCGGCCGAACCCGGTGCGACCACCCCGCCCCGGCCGGTGCGCCGGCCGGCCCGCTTCCTCGGCGTCGACGGCCCCCGCTGGTTCCTGCGCGGCATGCTCACCGGACCAGCGGCCGCCGACCCGGCGCAGGCGGCCGCCCTGGAGGAGGCGTTCCGGGCCGTCGTCGTCGTCCGCGGCACCGCGGCCATGCCGGTGCGCGACCAGCTGCCGCTGACCCTGCCGCCGCAGGCCGCCGCCCAGGTCGCCCGGCAGCAGGCCGCCGGCCGCCCCGGCGGCCCGGTGACCCCGCCGAGCGGCGGTGCCGGGTGA
- the dut gene encoding dUTP diphosphatase, with protein MPVPSSDPPAPVAAVVDVPVLLSGPDTEPPAYALPGDAGADLCVAEDVELAPHQRALVGTGVAVAIPEGFAGFVHPRSGLAHRLGLSLVNAPGTIDAGYRGEIKVNLVNLDPATTIRLRRGDRVAQLVVQPVVRARFVPVGELPGSERGSGGHGSTGGAAVLAAPSPSALEGRV; from the coding sequence GTGCCCGTTCCCTCCTCCGACCCCCCGGCCCCGGTCGCCGCGGTGGTCGACGTCCCGGTGCTGCTGAGCGGACCGGACACCGAGCCCCCCGCCTACGCGCTCCCAGGCGACGCCGGTGCCGACCTGTGCGTGGCCGAGGACGTCGAGCTCGCACCCCACCAGCGGGCGCTGGTCGGCACCGGGGTCGCGGTCGCCATCCCCGAGGGCTTCGCCGGGTTCGTGCACCCGCGCTCGGGCCTGGCGCACCGGCTGGGGCTCAGCCTGGTCAACGCGCCGGGCACCATCGACGCCGGCTACCGCGGCGAGATCAAGGTCAACCTGGTCAACCTGGACCCGGCGACCACCATCCGGCTGCGCCGCGGCGACCGGGTCGCGCAGCTCGTCGTCCAGCCGGTGGTCCGGGCCCGATTCGTGCCGGTCGGCGAGCTGCCGGGCAGCGAGCGCGGCAGCGGCGGGCACGGTTCCACGGGCGGTGCGGCGGTGCTCGCCGCCCCCTCTCCCTCAGCACTGGAAGGACGGGTCTGA
- a CDS encoding DUF4193 domain-containing protein, producing MATDYDAPRRNESDELGEDSLEELKARRAEAQSSSVDVDETDFNEALELPGADLSNEELTVRVLPKQEDEFTCSRCFLVHHRSRLATTRNGQPVCRDCAA from the coding sequence ATGGCCACCGACTACGACGCCCCCCGACGCAACGAGTCCGACGAGCTGGGTGAGGACTCCCTCGAGGAGCTCAAGGCCCGCCGCGCCGAGGCTCAGTCCTCCTCGGTCGACGTCGACGAGACCGACTTCAACGAGGCCCTCGAGCTGCCCGGGGCGGACCTGTCCAATGAGGAGCTCACCGTCCGCGTGCTGCCCAAGCAGGAGGACGAGTTCACCTGCTCGCGCTGCTTCCTGGTGCACCACCGGAGCCGGCTGGCGACGACCCGCAACGGGCAGCCCGTCTGCCGCGACTGCGCAGCCTGA
- a CDS encoding phosphotransferase family protein, with amino-acid sequence MATTVGADPGVVGPYLATALGDEKWRSVDVELIAAGMSNLTYVVTPQGGSPDDAVILRRPPTGAVLATAHDMVREHRVISALVDTAVPVPRTLHLATDTSVLGAPFYVMERVVGVHVVSELPPGYADEPAERRAVADGLMDVLADLHAVDPAAVGLADFGRPEGFLERQVRRWTKQWDATRDTERPALDALAARLAQTVPTSRRSGITHGDYRLDNCLLDPETPGRIRAVLDWEMSTLGDPLTDLGMLFVYWPQPGEDRAVSVNSVSALPGFPTRLELAERYAGRSGADLSDLNWYVGFAYFKFAAIIAGIVARSAAGAMAGKDTSGYADRIDPCVELGRAALDDGAL; translated from the coding sequence GTGGCGACCACTGTGGGTGCTGATCCGGGGGTCGTCGGGCCCTACCTCGCGACGGCGCTCGGCGACGAGAAGTGGCGATCGGTCGACGTCGAGCTGATCGCCGCGGGCATGTCCAACCTCACCTACGTGGTGACCCCGCAGGGGGGCTCCCCGGACGACGCGGTCATCCTCCGGCGCCCCCCGACCGGCGCCGTGCTGGCCACCGCGCACGACATGGTCCGGGAGCACCGGGTCATCTCGGCGCTCGTCGACACCGCCGTCCCGGTCCCGCGCACGCTGCACCTGGCCACCGACACCTCGGTGCTGGGCGCCCCGTTCTACGTGATGGAGCGGGTGGTCGGGGTGCACGTCGTGTCCGAGCTGCCCCCCGGCTACGCCGACGAGCCGGCCGAGCGCCGCGCCGTCGCCGACGGGCTGATGGACGTCCTCGCCGACCTGCACGCCGTCGACCCCGCCGCCGTGGGCCTGGCGGACTTCGGCCGGCCGGAGGGCTTCCTGGAGCGCCAGGTGCGCCGGTGGACCAAGCAGTGGGACGCGACCCGCGACACCGAGCGGCCGGCGCTGGACGCGCTCGCCGCCCGGCTGGCGCAGACGGTGCCCACCTCACGGCGGTCCGGCATCACCCACGGGGACTACCGGCTGGACAACTGCCTGCTCGACCCGGAGACCCCCGGCCGGATCCGCGCGGTGCTGGACTGGGAGATGTCCACCCTCGGCGACCCGCTCACCGACCTGGGCATGCTGTTCGTCTACTGGCCGCAGCCCGGTGAGGACCGCGCGGTGTCGGTGAACTCGGTGTCGGCGCTGCCCGGCTTCCCGACCCGGCTGGAGCTGGCCGAGCGGTACGCCGGCCGCAGCGGGGCGGACCTGTCGGACCTGAACTGGTACGTGGGCTTCGCCTACTTCAAGTTCGCCGCGATCATCGCCGGGATCGTCGCCCGGTCGGCCGCCGGCGCGATGGCCGGGAAGGACACCAGCGGCTACGCCGACCGCATCGACCCCTGCGTCGAGCTGGGACGCGCCGCGCTCGACGACGGTGCGCTGTAG
- a CDS encoding LytR C-terminal domain-containing protein — protein sequence MSEPTERRPAGARRRRPIPALAFLLVLALAALVVWWNVLTDEETRNEAQAAACSSASAAPQSLDPATVTLRVLNASEVAGKAGEVATTLQSRAFVVEEIANDNSGNEVTGVGELRFGPRGKSTAEYLQLYLPGSTLRPDTRATAVVDLVIGPDFAGLATEEQVDAALAPIASAENAC from the coding sequence GTGAGCGAGCCGACCGAGCGGCGCCCCGCCGGCGCCCGGCGTCGTCGGCCGATCCCCGCCCTGGCCTTCCTGCTCGTCCTGGCGCTGGCCGCCCTGGTCGTGTGGTGGAACGTGCTGACCGACGAGGAGACCCGCAACGAGGCGCAGGCCGCCGCCTGCAGCAGCGCCAGCGCGGCACCCCAGTCGCTCGACCCGGCCACCGTCACGCTGCGGGTGCTGAACGCCAGCGAGGTGGCCGGCAAGGCCGGCGAGGTGGCGACCACCCTGCAGAGCCGGGCGTTCGTGGTCGAGGAGATCGCCAACGACAACAGCGGCAACGAGGTGACCGGGGTCGGCGAGCTGCGCTTCGGCCCGCGCGGCAAGAGCACCGCCGAGTACCTGCAGCTGTACCTGCCGGGCTCGACGCTGCGCCCCGACACCCGCGCCACCGCCGTCGTCGACCTGGTGATCGGCCCGGACTTCGCCGGGCTGGCGACCGAGGAGCAGGTGGACGCCGCCCTCGCCCCGATCGCCAGCGCCGAGAACGCCTGCTGA
- a CDS encoding inositol monophosphatase family protein codes for MTSGSTAPDLRTELLELARATAEEAAALVGAGRSTAADQVDTKSSPVDVVTAVDTASEALIVRRLTDARPDDGVLGEEGAAREGTSGVRWVVDPIDGTVNFLYGFPAYAVSIAAEVDGRTEVGVVLNVATGELFTAARGRGAWLTAPGAATMQLHGSGPVSLEQTLVATGFGYRVEQRRAQGAVVAQLVTEVRDIRRNGCASLDLCSAAAGRVDAYYELDLKPWDHAAGALVAAEAGLVVTGTEGRPFAEPMAVVAAATIAEPLVALLERLH; via the coding sequence ATGACCTCCGGCAGCACCGCACCCGACCTGCGCACCGAGCTGCTGGAGCTCGCCCGGGCCACCGCCGAGGAGGCCGCGGCGCTCGTCGGCGCAGGTCGCAGCACGGCCGCGGACCAGGTGGACACCAAGTCCAGCCCGGTCGACGTCGTCACCGCGGTGGACACCGCGAGCGAGGCGCTGATCGTGCGCCGGCTGACCGACGCCCGGCCTGACGACGGGGTGCTGGGCGAGGAGGGGGCCGCCCGGGAGGGCACCAGCGGCGTCCGCTGGGTGGTCGACCCGATCGACGGCACGGTCAACTTCCTCTACGGCTTCCCCGCCTACGCCGTGTCCATCGCCGCCGAGGTCGACGGGCGGACCGAGGTCGGCGTGGTGCTCAACGTGGCCACCGGGGAGCTGTTCACCGCGGCGCGCGGCCGGGGCGCCTGGCTGACCGCGCCCGGCGCCGCCACGATGCAGCTGCACGGCAGCGGGCCGGTGTCCCTGGAGCAGACGCTGGTGGCCACCGGGTTCGGGTACCGCGTCGAGCAGCGCCGGGCGCAGGGGGCGGTGGTGGCGCAGCTGGTGACCGAGGTGCGCGACATCCGCCGGAACGGCTGCGCCTCGCTGGACCTCTGCTCGGCCGCCGCCGGCCGGGTGGACGCCTACTACGAGCTGGACCTCAAGCCCTGGGACCACGCCGCCGGCGCGCTGGTGGCGGCCGAGGCCGGCCTGGTGGTCACCGGCACCGAGGGTCGGCCCTTCGCCGAGCCGATGGCGGTGGTCGCCGCCGCCACGATCGCCGAGCCGCTGGTGGCGCTGCTGGAGCGCCTTCACTGA
- the ppgK gene encoding polyphosphate--glucose phosphotransferase: MQGFGVDIGGSGIKGCVVDLDKGELVGERVRIPTPQPALPDPVYGVVADIVGQFGWEGRIGVTYPGVMKHGVTFTAANMDSSWIGTDMAKGLEAVIPGTVQTLNDADAAGIAEMAYGAGKGERGLVLMLTFGTGIGSALFIDGTLVPNTEFGHIEVGGHDGEKHASASAREREGLSYPQWAKHVDRYLDTLERSIWPDLIIVGGGVSKKADKWVPLLSTRTRVVPAELLNDAGIVGAALAAEQHIGQ, translated from the coding sequence GTGCAGGGCTTCGGAGTGGACATCGGTGGCAGCGGCATCAAGGGTTGCGTGGTCGACCTGGACAAGGGCGAGCTGGTCGGTGAGCGGGTGCGCATCCCGACGCCGCAACCGGCGCTGCCCGACCCCGTGTACGGGGTGGTGGCGGACATCGTCGGGCAGTTCGGCTGGGAGGGGCGCATCGGCGTCACCTACCCGGGGGTGATGAAGCACGGCGTGACGTTCACCGCCGCCAACATGGACTCCTCCTGGATCGGCACCGACATGGCCAAGGGGCTGGAGGCGGTGATCCCGGGCACGGTGCAGACGCTGAACGACGCCGACGCGGCCGGGATCGCCGAGATGGCCTACGGCGCCGGCAAGGGCGAGCGCGGCCTGGTGCTCATGCTCACCTTCGGCACCGGCATCGGCAGCGCCCTGTTCATCGACGGCACGCTCGTGCCCAACACCGAGTTCGGGCACATCGAGGTCGGCGGTCACGACGGCGAGAAGCACGCCTCGGCGTCCGCCCGCGAGCGCGAGGGGCTCAGCTACCCGCAGTGGGCCAAGCACGTCGACCGCTACCTGGACACCCTCGAGCGCAGCATCTGGCCCGACCTGATCATCGTCGGGGGCGGGGTCAGCAAGAAGGCCGACAAGTGGGTGCCGCTGCTGTCCACCCGCACCCGGGTGGTCCCCGCCGAGCTGCTCAACGACGCCGGCATCGTCGGGGCCGCACTCGCCGCGGAGCAGCACATCGGCCAGTGA